The proteins below are encoded in one region of Aquisphaera giovannonii:
- a CDS encoding FG-GAP repeat domain-containing protein, which yields MRALVFSCLTAAIPGLLLATARAEGPRFQAQEIDPHVGNVCYALAVADVNGDGKPDVVAASEDAVVWYENPSWTRRDIVRGLTERDNVCIQPLDIDGDGRIDFALGAGWRPPDTKRAGTLQWLGRDASGAWKVHPIAYDEPSLHRLRWGDVKGSGKPQLVVAPLQGRGTKGPDWGQGRGSRVLVLDIPADPTSKDWPAEVADDALHTVHNLQILDLDGDRRNEVVLAAWEGVFRLDRGGDGRWTRTKLGDGNQQASPNKGASEIKVGRTAAGTPYIATIEPWHGFQVVAYTPPAQGGQPWDRKVLAEPLAWGHAVWCANLDDDPDDELIIGQRDPNPAGSPGPRGPGLYVFDITPGSSPIAFTRHTVDDGGMACEDALAADLDGDGRPDLIAGGRATHNVKVYWNRKP from the coding sequence ATGCGAGCCCTCGTCTTCTCGTGCCTCACCGCGGCGATCCCCGGACTGCTCCTCGCGACCGCCCGGGCCGAGGGGCCCCGGTTCCAGGCCCAGGAGATCGACCCGCACGTCGGCAACGTCTGCTACGCGCTCGCCGTGGCGGACGTCAACGGCGACGGCAAGCCCGACGTCGTGGCCGCGTCCGAGGATGCGGTCGTCTGGTACGAGAACCCCTCCTGGACCCGACGCGACATCGTCCGCGGCCTCACCGAGCGCGACAACGTCTGCATCCAGCCCCTCGACATCGACGGCGACGGCCGGATCGACTTCGCCCTCGGCGCGGGCTGGCGGCCGCCGGACACGAAGCGGGCCGGCACCCTCCAGTGGCTCGGCCGCGACGCCTCCGGCGCCTGGAAGGTCCACCCGATCGCCTACGACGAGCCGTCGCTGCACCGCCTCCGCTGGGGCGACGTCAAGGGGAGCGGAAAGCCCCAGCTCGTGGTCGCCCCCCTCCAGGGGCGCGGCACGAAGGGCCCGGACTGGGGGCAGGGGCGGGGCTCCCGCGTCCTCGTCCTGGACATCCCGGCCGACCCGACGAGCAAGGACTGGCCCGCCGAGGTCGCCGACGACGCGCTGCACACGGTCCACAACCTCCAGATCCTGGACCTGGACGGGGACCGCCGCAACGAGGTCGTCCTCGCCGCCTGGGAGGGCGTCTTCCGACTCGACCGCGGGGGCGACGGCCGGTGGACCCGCACGAAGCTCGGCGACGGCAACCAGCAGGCCTCCCCGAACAAGGGGGCGAGCGAGATCAAGGTCGGCCGGACCGCCGCCGGGACGCCCTACATCGCCACCATCGAGCCCTGGCACGGCTTCCAGGTCGTCGCCTACACCCCGCCCGCGCAGGGCGGCCAGCCCTGGGACCGGAAGGTCCTCGCCGAGCCCCTGGCCTGGGGCCACGCGGTCTGGTGCGCCAACCTGGACGACGACCCGGACGACGAGCTGATCATCGGCCAGCGCGACCCCAACCCGGCCGGCTCCCCCGGCCCCAGGGGCCCCGGCCTGTACGTCTTCGACATCACCCCCGGCTCCTCCCCGATCGCCTTCACCCGGCACACGGTGGACGACGGCGGCATGGCCTGCGAGGACGCCCTCGCCGCCGACCTCGACGGCGACGGCCGCCCCGACCTCATCGCCGGCGGCCGCGCCACCCACAACGTGAAGGTCTACTGGAACCGGAAGCCCTGA
- a CDS encoding DUF1569 domain-containing protein, with protein sequence MSNRRPLSFGSLSEVMPEVDRLLLGYEARGRWSLGQVCQHLARTIRFGVEGSSRRLPWLLRRTVGRAICGRVLATGRMPEGIPAPRGAGLVPQARADDRAEAEALRATIRYFQGIAGPLPEHPFFGPLTREEWERLHCIHSAHHLSFLRPGSEGAREGPSMAIVIRESSSGAELARGESGTGVIPYEGNLYFDPAAVQQGALRVTERTYTCPYKGTCNWVDYQAADGRTVRDVAWVYPEPKPGHEAIRGRFGFYAGARGSTRQEGA encoded by the coding sequence ATGTCGAATCGCCGGCCGCTGTCGTTCGGGAGCCTGTCGGAGGTCATGCCCGAGGTCGATCGCCTCCTGCTCGGGTACGAGGCCCGGGGGCGATGGTCGCTCGGCCAGGTCTGCCAGCACCTGGCGCGGACCATCCGGTTCGGGGTCGAGGGCTCGTCGCGACGCCTCCCGTGGCTCCTCCGCCGCACCGTCGGCAGGGCCATCTGCGGCCGCGTGCTCGCGACCGGCCGGATGCCCGAGGGCATCCCGGCGCCCCGGGGCGCCGGGCTCGTCCCCCAGGCCAGGGCCGACGACCGCGCCGAGGCCGAGGCGCTCCGGGCGACGATCCGGTACTTCCAGGGGATCGCCGGGCCGCTCCCCGAGCACCCGTTCTTCGGGCCGCTCACCCGCGAGGAGTGGGAGCGGCTCCACTGCATACACAGCGCACACCACCTGAGCTTCCTCCGCCCGGGGAGCGAGGGTGCAAGGGAGGGACCGTCGATGGCGATCGTGATTCGCGAATCGAGCTCGGGCGCCGAGCTCGCCCGCGGGGAGTCCGGGACCGGCGTGATCCCGTACGAGGGCAACCTCTATTTCGACCCCGCGGCGGTCCAGCAGGGCGCGCTGCGGGTGACCGAGCGCACCTACACGTGCCCCTACAAGGGGACCTGCAACTGGGTGGACTACCAGGCCGCCGACGGCCGCACGGTCCGCGACGTCGCCTGGGTCTACCCCGAGCCGAAGCCCGGCCACGAGGCCATCCGCGGGAGGTTCGGCTTCTACGCCGGCGCCCGCGGGTCGACGCGGCAGGAGGGGGCGTAG
- a CDS encoding TIGR03067 domain-containing protein yields the protein MTSNVLRSRGSVIAAVVLAACASTAAAARAADEAAPAAAIKALEGTWATAPTDALDAKWVIKGETVEVTVNGMEYKGKLKVDEKAKPNSTLDIDLTEAPHDAKGKTAKAIYKLEGEKLTVAVAVPGGDRPKEFETSPDEVYLFELKKDNEKKG from the coding sequence ATGACGTCGAACGTCCTTCGCTCCCGAGGATCGGTCATCGCGGCGGTCGTGCTCGCCGCCTGCGCCAGCACCGCGGCGGCCGCCAGGGCCGCGGACGAGGCCGCGCCCGCGGCCGCCATCAAGGCCCTGGAGGGCACCTGGGCCACCGCCCCCACCGACGCCCTGGACGCGAAGTGGGTCATCAAGGGCGAGACCGTCGAGGTCACCGTCAACGGCATGGAATACAAGGGCAAGCTCAAGGTCGACGAGAAGGCCAAGCCCAACTCGACCCTGGACATCGACCTGACCGAGGCCCCGCACGACGCCAAGGGGAAGACCGCCAAGGCCATCTACAAGCTCGAGGGCGAGAAGCTGACCGTCGCCGTCGCCGTGCCGGGCGGCGACCGCCCCAAGGAGTTCGAGACCTCGCCCGACGAGGTGTACCTGTTCGAGCTGAAGAAGGACAACGAGAAGAAGGGCTGA
- a CDS encoding O-linked N-acetylglucosamine transferase, SPINDLY family protein: MSEGPSRWLREARAAREAGRLPEASGLYRRILEEEPAHAEANAELADALHALGDLASAIGHYRAAVAADPSGAGPWWGLGCALAALDDHAGAVEAFRKLAALAPGHGQTLHNLGRSLYELGRVDEALGCFERAAALLPADAACLPLTNQAMIVPGAPGAGTAAILDCRRRWAARCLPAATPPAARRPATVPVATGRRVRIGYVSASFDKRNWMKPVHGMLAHHDRGRFEVHLFSDGPAPPPGTGHRPHPDDRWHATGELSNADLAGRIASDGIDVLVDLNGFGRPSRLGVFAARPAPVQVTWFNSYATSGTDAFDALIGDRHVLPPGHPEEAACSERVLRVPGSYLAFDVAYEVPDVAPPPCLASGFLTFGCLAPQYKVTGEVLEAWSRILARSPRSRLLLKSVVLGKPAARDLVAGEFARRGIAADRLILEGPDEHFAFLGRYAAVDVALDTFPYNGGTTTMEALWQGVPVLCFEGDRWASRISASLVREAGLGEFVARDLEGHVDQAVGMALDPGTPSRLDTLRRSLRDRLRASSACDVAGLARGLERIYLDLLAVR, encoded by the coding sequence ATGAGCGAAGGTCCATCGAGATGGCTGAGGGAAGCCCGGGCGGCCCGGGAGGCCGGCCGCCTCCCCGAGGCCTCGGGCCTGTATCGCCGGATCCTCGAGGAGGAGCCGGCGCACGCCGAGGCGAATGCCGAGCTGGCGGACGCCCTGCATGCCCTCGGGGACCTCGCCTCGGCGATCGGGCACTACCGGGCCGCGGTCGCGGCCGATCCGTCCGGGGCGGGCCCCTGGTGGGGGCTCGGCTGCGCGCTCGCGGCCCTGGACGATCACGCGGGGGCCGTCGAGGCCTTCCGGAAGCTCGCCGCCCTGGCGCCCGGGCACGGGCAGACGCTCCACAACCTGGGGAGGTCGCTCTACGAGCTCGGCCGGGTGGACGAGGCGCTGGGCTGCTTCGAGCGGGCCGCCGCGCTGCTGCCGGCCGACGCCGCCTGCCTGCCGCTCACCAACCAGGCCATGATCGTCCCGGGCGCGCCGGGGGCGGGCACGGCGGCGATCCTCGACTGCCGCCGGCGATGGGCGGCCCGCTGCCTGCCGGCGGCGACGCCCCCCGCCGCCCGCCGCCCCGCGACGGTGCCCGTCGCGACGGGCCGCCGCGTCCGCATCGGCTACGTCTCCGCCAGCTTCGACAAGCGGAACTGGATGAAGCCCGTCCACGGCATGCTCGCCCATCACGACCGCGGGCGGTTCGAGGTCCACCTCTTCTCGGACGGGCCCGCGCCGCCGCCGGGCACGGGCCATCGCCCCCATCCGGATGACCGCTGGCACGCGACCGGCGAGCTTTCGAACGCGGACCTGGCGGGCCGGATCGCGTCGGACGGGATCGACGTCCTCGTCGACCTGAACGGCTTCGGCCGGCCGTCCCGGCTCGGCGTCTTCGCCGCGAGGCCGGCGCCGGTGCAGGTGACCTGGTTCAACTCCTACGCGACGTCCGGGACGGACGCCTTCGACGCCCTGATCGGCGATCGCCACGTCCTGCCCCCCGGGCATCCCGAGGAGGCCGCCTGCTCCGAGCGGGTGCTCCGCGTCCCGGGGAGCTACCTCGCGTTCGACGTCGCCTACGAGGTGCCGGACGTGGCCCCCCCGCCCTGCCTCGCGAGCGGCTTCCTCACGTTCGGCTGCCTGGCGCCGCAGTACAAGGTCACCGGCGAGGTCCTCGAGGCCTGGTCGCGGATCCTCGCCCGGAGCCCGCGGAGTCGACTCCTGCTCAAGAGCGTGGTCCTGGGCAAGCCCGCCGCGCGGGATCTCGTCGCCGGGGAGTTCGCCCGCCGGGGCATCGCGGCCGACCGCCTCATCCTGGAGGGGCCCGACGAGCACTTCGCCTTCCTGGGGCGGTACGCGGCCGTCGACGTGGCCCTGGATACGTTCCCCTACAACGGCGGCACGACGACGATGGAGGCCCTCTGGCAGGGCGTCCCGGTCCTCTGCTTCGAGGGGGACCGCTGGGCCTCGCGGATCAGCGCCTCCCTCGTCCGCGAGGCGGGCCTGGGCGAGTTCGTCGCCCGCGATCTCGAGGGCCACGTCGACCAGGCCGTGGGGATGGCCCTCGACCCGGGGACGCCCTCGCGGCTCGACACCCTGCGCCGTTCCCTTCGCGACCGCCTCCGCGCGTCTTCGGCGTGCGACGTCGCCGGCCTGGCGAGGGGCCTGGAGCGGATCTACCTGGACCTGCTGGCCGTCCGCTGA
- a CDS encoding S1 family peptidase, whose protein sequence is MSPPIRQADDRATPRRAAIAGWVLGLAAVLGPCAVGAAAEEPRPSTPASAGPVAVTSFDRAAESRRDDRTFRPTVLVRRGTSQGSGTIIASLEGETLVATASHVIRGEGPIQVELHRYNLGLEKSPAPPGKWPQRVPAEQAAVDPAADVAILRIRDRVALPFVARLAQHDEEPAADVPVTSLGIDLGTKLGSWDSRLVDVLWFELNESHAERPFLVTARIPEHGRSGGGLFDREGRLVGVCIGHAEVIQGRRMGIFSSAENLRELLQRPELSAAMSLSEARQARIARRSESAARRYRRSSHAPVIATQAPTSPDPPPPTDP, encoded by the coding sequence ATGAGTCCTCCGATCCGCCAGGCAGATGATCGGGCGACGCCGCGACGGGCGGCGATCGCGGGCTGGGTATTGGGGCTGGCGGCGGTCCTCGGCCCTTGCGCGGTGGGGGCCGCCGCGGAAGAGCCCCGGCCCAGCACGCCGGCGTCCGCCGGCCCCGTCGCCGTCACCTCGTTCGACCGCGCGGCGGAATCGAGGAGGGACGACCGGACGTTCCGCCCCACCGTCCTGGTGCGCCGGGGGACCTCGCAGGGGAGCGGCACGATCATCGCCTCGCTGGAGGGCGAGACCCTCGTCGCCACGGCCTCCCACGTGATCCGCGGCGAGGGGCCGATCCAGGTGGAGCTGCACCGGTACAACCTCGGCCTCGAGAAGTCGCCGGCCCCGCCCGGGAAATGGCCCCAACGCGTGCCCGCCGAGCAGGCGGCCGTGGACCCGGCCGCGGACGTGGCCATCCTCCGGATCCGCGACCGCGTCGCCCTCCCGTTCGTCGCCCGCCTCGCCCAGCACGACGAGGAGCCGGCGGCCGACGTGCCGGTCACGTCGCTGGGCATCGACCTGGGCACGAAGCTCGGCAGCTGGGACAGCCGCCTGGTGGACGTCCTCTGGTTCGAGCTCAACGAGAGCCACGCCGAGCGCCCCTTCCTGGTGACCGCCCGGATCCCGGAGCACGGCCGGTCCGGCGGCGGCCTGTTCGACCGCGAGGGCCGGCTCGTCGGCGTCTGCATCGGCCATGCCGAGGTCATCCAGGGCCGGCGCATGGGCATCTTCTCCTCGGCCGAGAACCTCCGCGAGCTGCTGCAACGCCCCGAGCTGAGCGCCGCCATGAGCCTCTCCGAGGCCCGGCAGGCCCGCATCGCCCGGCGGTCGGAGTCCGCCGCCCGCCGCTACCGCCGTTCGTCGCACGCCCCGGTCATCGCCACCCAGGCGCCCACCTCCCCGGACCCGCCCCCGCCCACCGACCCCTGA
- a CDS encoding inositol monophosphatase family protein: protein MAETRMLEEELEFVKALAIEAATLALERAGNVTPVEKANRSFVTDLDRDLEQLIRGRLKAKYPGDRITGEEYAAEGGTGPRRWSIDPIDGTGNMVHGLPLWAISIGLLDEGEPVLGVIAVPPLGELYWAVKGRGAWLDGERLVAEDSGSIHPQDNICVGTNAMRTLDVRTIPGRLRDLGSACCEQVFVAANRLKACVFLGEAAHDVAAGSVIVGEAGCRFARLGGEVLTPSEMVGRTPVPAPTFIAPPLRLEALVRDARLLPPRGDA, encoded by the coding sequence ATGGCCGAGACACGGATGCTTGAGGAGGAGCTCGAGTTCGTCAAGGCCCTGGCCATCGAGGCGGCGACGCTGGCGCTCGAACGGGCCGGGAACGTGACGCCCGTCGAGAAGGCGAATCGGAGCTTCGTGACCGACCTGGACCGCGACCTCGAGCAGCTCATCCGGGGCCGGCTGAAGGCGAAGTACCCCGGCGACCGGATCACCGGCGAGGAGTACGCGGCGGAGGGGGGCACCGGGCCCCGGAGGTGGTCGATCGACCCGATCGACGGCACGGGGAACATGGTCCACGGCCTGCCCCTCTGGGCGATCAGCATCGGCCTGCTGGACGAGGGCGAGCCGGTGCTCGGCGTGATCGCCGTGCCGCCGCTGGGCGAGCTGTACTGGGCCGTGAAGGGGCGGGGGGCCTGGCTCGACGGCGAGCGGCTGGTCGCCGAGGACTCCGGGTCCATCCACCCCCAGGACAACATCTGCGTGGGCACCAACGCCATGCGGACCCTCGACGTGCGGACGATCCCCGGCCGGCTCCGCGACCTGGGCAGCGCCTGCTGCGAGCAGGTCTTCGTCGCGGCCAACCGCCTCAAGGCCTGCGTCTTCCTGGGCGAGGCGGCCCACGACGTCGCCGCCGGGTCGGTCATCGTCGGCGAGGCCGGCTGCCGGTTCGCGAGGCTCGGGGGCGAGGTGCTCACCCCGTCGGAGATGGTCGGCCGCACGCCCGTCCCCGCGCCCACCTTCATCGCCCCGCCCCTTCGACTGGAGGCCCTCGTCCGCGACGCCCGGCTCCTGCCGCCCCGGGGGGACGCCTGA